A window of Sutcliffiella cohnii contains these coding sequences:
- a CDS encoding CtsR family transcriptional regulator has product MRNISDIIEQYLKQVLERNDNNFAEIKRSEIADKFECVPSQINYVINTRFTLERGYIVESKRGGGGYIRIMKIKPHSHIHLIDQIIDIVRNRVSQSSAEDIIYRLVEEEVISAREAKIMISVMDRSVLYLELPQRDELRARMLVAMLNSLKYR; this is encoded by the coding sequence ATGAGAAACATTTCAGACATCATTGAGCAATATTTGAAGCAAGTATTAGAGCGAAATGATAATAATTTTGCTGAAATTAAAAGAAGTGAAATTGCTGATAAGTTTGAATGTGTACCTTCCCAAATTAATTATGTCATTAATACAAGATTTACGTTAGAGCGTGGTTATATTGTTGAGAGTAAGCGAGGTGGCGGCGGCTATATTCGAATAATGAAAATTAAACCACATAGTCATATACATCTCATAGATCAAATAATTGATATTGTACGAAACAGGGTTTCGCAATCGAGTGCCGAAGATATAATATACCGTTTAGTGGAAGAAGAAGTAATCTCTGCGAGGGAAGCAAAAATAATGATTAGTGTTATGGATCGTTCCGTATTATATTTAGAATTACCTCAAAGAGATGAATTGCGGGCGAGGATGCTCGTGGCAATGCTAAATTCTTTAAAATATCGATAG
- a CDS encoding UvrB/UvrC motif-containing protein, producing MICQECGQRPATMHFTKIINGDKTESHLCDQCSQEKGEMFMFPGNSAFSINDLLSGLLNNNQQMSQSKESAVQNNKVLQCDRCKLTYEQFTKIGRFGCSNCYKTFQPNILPILKRLHAGNTSHTGKIPKRIGGGLHIRKEIEELKTQLQSFIATEEFEKAAEVRDRIRNLEKVLNEQGDR from the coding sequence ATGATATGTCAAGAGTGTGGCCAAAGACCAGCTACAATGCATTTTACGAAAATTATTAATGGTGATAAAACAGAGTCTCATTTGTGTGATCAATGCTCACAAGAAAAAGGAGAAATGTTTATGTTCCCAGGGAACTCGGCTTTTTCCATTAATGATTTATTGTCGGGGTTATTAAATAATAATCAACAAATGTCACAGTCCAAAGAGAGTGCTGTACAGAATAATAAAGTACTTCAATGTGATCGTTGCAAATTAACATATGAACAATTTACGAAGATTGGAAGGTTTGGTTGCTCTAATTGTTATAAAACATTTCAACCAAACATTTTGCCGATTTTGAAAAGGTTGCATGCAGGAAATACAAGTCATACAGGGAAAATACCTAAACGTATCGGCGGTGGCTTGCATATTCGAAAAGAAATAGAAGAATTAAAAACACAGTTACAATCGTTCATCGCAACAGAAGAGTTTGAAAAGGCTGCGGAAGTGAGAGATCGTATACGGAATTTAGAAAAAGTGCTAAATGAACAGGGGGATCGATAG
- a CDS encoding protein arginine kinase has protein sequence MSLEHFLNHTVNSWMNEEGPYSDIVLSSRIRLARNLNNIQFPTVATNEEGQQIIGLMMEHFAEKEVEKVGKLEFLNISELKSLEKWVLVEKHLISPQLAEESNYGACLLSPNEEVSIMINEEDHIRIQCLFPGLQLNEALELAQQFDDWMEEKLDFAFDEKLGFLTSCPTNVGTGMRASVMMHLPALVITQQINRMLPAINQLGLVVRGTYGEGSEAQGNIFQISNQITLGKSEEDIVDDLLSVVHQLITQERTAREALLKTSHIQLEDRVFRSYGILANSRIIESKEAAICLSDVRLGIDLGLIKNVSRTILNELMILTQPGFLQQYAGGPLRPNERDIRRATFIRERLKLEELKDNGGDVK, from the coding sequence ATGTCTCTTGAGCATTTTTTAAATCATACGGTAAATTCTTGGATGAATGAGGAAGGCCCCTACTCTGATATCGTGTTAAGTAGTCGAATTAGATTGGCTCGAAATTTAAATAATATTCAGTTCCCAACGGTTGCAACAAACGAAGAAGGTCAACAAATTATCGGATTAATGATGGAGCATTTTGCTGAAAAGGAAGTCGAAAAAGTTGGGAAACTTGAGTTCCTAAACATTAGTGAATTAAAATCATTAGAAAAATGGGTGTTAGTGGAAAAACATTTAATAAGCCCTCAACTTGCAGAAGAATCTAACTATGGTGCTTGCTTACTATCACCAAATGAAGAAGTTAGCATTATGATTAATGAAGAAGATCATATACGGATACAATGTCTTTTTCCGGGTTTGCAATTAAATGAAGCGTTGGAGTTAGCTCAGCAATTTGATGATTGGATGGAAGAAAAACTAGATTTTGCATTTGATGAAAAATTAGGATTTCTAACGAGTTGTCCAACAAATGTAGGTACAGGTATGAGAGCTTCCGTTATGATGCATTTGCCAGCTCTTGTCATCACTCAGCAAATAAACCGAATGCTACCAGCTATTAATCAATTAGGTTTAGTGGTAAGGGGCACATATGGTGAAGGTAGTGAGGCACAGGGTAATATTTTTCAAATATCAAATCAAATTACTTTAGGTAAATCTGAAGAGGATATTGTTGATGATCTATTAAGTGTTGTACATCAATTAATTACTCAAGAGAGAACAGCGAGAGAAGCATTACTAAAAACTTCTCACATACAATTAGAAGACAGAGTCTTTCGTTCTTACGGAATATTAGCCAATAGTCGAATAATTGAATCGAAAGAAGCTGCTATTTGCTTATCTGATGTCCGTTTAGGGATTGATTTAGGATTAATTAAAAATGTTTCAAGAACGATATTAAATGAGTTAATGATTTTAACACAACCGGGATTTTTACAACAGTACGCTGGTGGTCCACTTCGACCAAATGAGCGTGATATAAGAAGAGCTACTTTTATACGTGAAAGATTAAAACTAGAAGAGTTAAAAGATAATGGAGGCGATGTAAAATGA
- the clpC gene encoding ATP-dependent protease ATP-binding subunit ClpC: protein MMFGRFTERAQKVLALAQEEALRLKHNNIGTEHILLGLVREGEGIAAKALIALGLGPEKIQKEVENLIGHGQESGQSIPHYTPRAKKVIELSMDEARKLGHSYVGTEHILLGLIREGEGVAARVLNNLGVSLNKARQQVLQLLGSSETSSGHQGGAASNVNTPTLDSLARDLTAVAREGSLDPVIGRSKEIQRVIEVLSRRTKNNPVLIGEPGVGKTAIAEGLAQQIVNNEVPEILRDKRVMTLDMGTVVAGTKYRGEFEDRLKKVMDEIRQAGNIILFIDELHTLIGAGGAEGAIDASNILKPSLARGELQCIGATTLDEYRKYIEKDAALERRFQPIRVDEPTVEESIQILKGLRDRYEAHHRVSILDEAIEQAVKLSDRYISDRFLPDKAIDLIDEAGSKVRLRSFTTPPNLKELEVKLETVRNEKDAAVQGQEFEKAASLRDTEQRLREQLEETKKTWKEKQGKENTEVTVEDIAMVVSSWTGVPVSRLAQTETDKLLNMEQLLHGRVIGQDEAVIAVSKAVRRARAGLKDPKRPIGSFIFLGPTGVGKTELARALAESIFGDEDAMIRIDMSEYMEKHSTSRLVGSPPGYVGYDEGGQLTEKVRRKPYSVVLLDEIEKAHPDVFNILLQVLEDGRLTDSKGRTVDFRNTILIMTSNVGADALKRNKFVGFNIQDENQQYKDMKGKVMDELKRAFRPEFLNRIDEMIVFHSLEKQHLKEIVTLLADQLTKRLKEQDIDLELTEAAKEKISEEGYDPEYGARPLRRAIQKHIEDRLSEELLKGTIEKGQKVVLDVQDGQFVVKAAEKAIK from the coding sequence ATGATGTTCGGTAGATTTACAGAAAGAGCACAAAAAGTATTAGCACTAGCCCAAGAAGAAGCACTTCGTTTAAAACATAATAATATTGGTACAGAGCATATTTTACTAGGTCTAGTACGTGAAGGAGAAGGTATTGCGGCAAAAGCACTTATTGCACTTGGCTTAGGTCCAGAAAAGATACAAAAAGAAGTTGAAAATTTAATTGGACATGGGCAAGAAAGTGGTCAATCAATACCTCACTACACACCAAGAGCGAAAAAAGTTATTGAGCTTTCTATGGATGAGGCAAGAAAACTAGGACATTCCTATGTCGGAACAGAGCATATTTTATTAGGGCTAATTCGCGAAGGTGAAGGTGTAGCAGCTCGAGTATTAAATAACTTAGGAGTTAGTCTAAATAAAGCAAGGCAACAAGTGCTACAATTGCTAGGTAGTAGTGAGACTTCAAGTGGACACCAAGGTGGTGCTGCGTCTAATGTTAATACACCAACTTTAGATAGTTTAGCTCGTGATTTAACAGCCGTAGCTCGAGAAGGTAGCTTGGATCCTGTAATAGGAAGAAGCAAAGAGATTCAACGTGTTATTGAAGTTCTTAGTCGTAGAACAAAAAATAACCCAGTATTAATAGGAGAGCCTGGTGTAGGTAAAACAGCTATTGCTGAAGGTTTAGCTCAACAAATTGTAAATAATGAAGTTCCTGAAATACTTCGTGATAAACGAGTAATGACACTCGATATGGGTACGGTAGTAGCAGGTACGAAATATCGTGGGGAATTTGAAGATCGTTTAAAGAAAGTAATGGATGAAATTCGTCAAGCAGGCAACATTATTTTATTTATTGATGAGCTTCATACGTTAATTGGTGCTGGAGGAGCAGAAGGTGCTATCGATGCATCGAATATTTTAAAACCTTCATTAGCACGTGGAGAATTACAGTGTATTGGTGCAACGACATTAGATGAATATAGAAAATATATTGAGAAAGATGCTGCTCTTGAAAGACGTTTCCAACCAATCCGTGTTGACGAACCAACAGTGGAAGAGTCTATTCAAATATTAAAAGGGTTACGTGATCGTTACGAGGCTCATCACCGTGTATCCATTTTAGATGAAGCAATTGAGCAAGCAGTAAAGCTATCAGACCGTTATATTTCAGACCGCTTCTTACCGGATAAAGCGATTGACTTAATCGATGAAGCTGGTTCGAAAGTACGTTTACGCTCTTTTACTACTCCACCAAACTTAAAAGAGTTAGAAGTAAAGTTAGAGACAGTTCGTAATGAAAAGGATGCAGCAGTTCAAGGCCAAGAGTTTGAAAAAGCAGCATCACTCCGAGATACAGAACAGAGATTAAGAGAACAACTAGAAGAAACGAAAAAGACGTGGAAAGAGAAACAAGGTAAAGAAAATACGGAAGTGACAGTAGAAGACATCGCAATGGTCGTTTCTAGCTGGACGGGAGTACCAGTATCGAGATTAGCACAAACTGAAACAGATAAGTTATTAAATATGGAACAACTTTTACACGGTCGAGTAATTGGTCAAGATGAAGCGGTTATAGCCGTTTCAAAAGCTGTTCGTCGTGCTCGTGCAGGGCTAAAAGATCCAAAACGCCCAATAGGCTCTTTCATTTTCTTAGGACCAACAGGTGTAGGGAAAACAGAATTAGCTAGAGCGCTTGCAGAGTCTATTTTCGGAGACGAAGATGCAATGATCCGTATCGACATGTCAGAATATATGGAGAAACATTCAACATCACGTTTAGTTGGGTCGCCTCCAGGGTATGTAGGTTATGATGAGGGTGGTCAATTAACAGAAAAAGTTCGTCGTAAACCATATTCAGTCGTATTGTTAGATGAAATTGAAAAAGCACACCCTGACGTATTTAATATTTTATTACAAGTTTTAGAGGATGGTCGCTTAACAGATTCTAAAGGAAGAACAGTAGATTTCCGAAATACAATTTTAATTATGACATCTAACGTCGGAGCAGATGCATTAAAACGTAATAAATTTGTAGGATTCAATATACAAGATGAAAACCAACAGTATAAAGATATGAAAGGGAAAGTAATGGATGAACTAAAGAGAGCGTTCCGTCCCGAATTCCTAAACCGTATCGATGAAATGATTGTATTCCACTCTTTAGAAAAACAACACTTAAAAGAAATTGTAACGTTATTAGCAGATCAATTAACAAAACGTTTAAAAGAGCAAGATATTGATCTTGAATTGACGGAAGCAGCAAAAGAAAAAATATCAGAAGAAGGATATGACCCTGAATACGGTGCAAGACCACTTCGCCGAGCAATTCAAAAACATATTGAAGACCGTTTATCAGAAGAGCTTTTAAAAGGCACAATAGAAAAAGGTCAAAAAGTTGTATTAGATGTGCAAGATGGACAGTTTGTCGTGAAAGCAGCGGAAAAAGCAATAAAATAA
- the radA gene encoding DNA repair protein RadA has protein sequence MAKTKTKFICQDCGYESPKWMGKCPGCNAWNSMTEEIEKKASRRGGFTTSDSSIVRKPEPITSIESRKEPRIRTEMKELNRVLGGGIVQGSLVLIGGDPGIGKSTLLLQVCAQLASNKQRVLYLSGEESVQQTKLRADRLNVSADELFVLAETDFEFISKAIDEVKPDFVIVDSIQTIYHPAVTSAPGSVSQVRECTSELMRIAKTKNIAIFIVGHVTKEGAIAGPRLLEHMVDTVLYFEGERHHTYRILRSVKNRFGSTNEMGIFEMKEEGLREVANPSEIFLEERSKGAAGSTVVASMEGTRPVLVEIQALISPTSFGNPRRMATGIDHNRVSLIMAVLEKRAGLLLQNQDAYLKVAGGVKLDEPAIDLAVAVSIASSFRNQSTEATDVVIGEVGLTGEVRRVSRIEQRVQEAAKLGFKRIIIPERNLGGWTPPEGIVILGVSTINQALKYTLGG, from the coding sequence ATGGCTAAGACAAAAACAAAATTTATTTGTCAAGATTGCGGTTATGAATCTCCAAAATGGATGGGGAAGTGTCCAGGGTGTAATGCTTGGAATTCAATGACGGAGGAAATAGAAAAAAAAGCTTCGAGAAGAGGTGGGTTTACTACTTCAGACAGTTCTATCGTTCGAAAGCCAGAGCCAATCACCTCGATTGAATCTAGGAAAGAGCCTAGAATAAGGACGGAAATGAAGGAATTAAACCGAGTACTTGGCGGTGGAATTGTTCAAGGTTCCCTCGTTTTAATTGGAGGAGATCCAGGGATAGGGAAATCTACTTTACTATTACAAGTATGTGCACAACTCGCTTCAAACAAGCAACGAGTACTCTATTTATCTGGTGAGGAATCTGTTCAGCAAACGAAATTACGCGCAGACCGATTAAATGTTAGTGCCGATGAACTTTTCGTCCTAGCAGAAACGGATTTTGAATTCATTTCCAAGGCAATAGACGAAGTAAAACCAGACTTTGTTATTGTTGACTCTATTCAAACAATCTATCACCCAGCTGTAACATCTGCACCTGGAAGTGTTTCACAAGTACGTGAGTGTACATCTGAACTTATGAGAATAGCAAAAACAAAAAATATAGCTATCTTTATTGTCGGTCACGTGACGAAGGAAGGTGCTATTGCGGGGCCGAGATTATTAGAACATATGGTAGATACCGTCCTTTATTTTGAGGGAGAACGCCATCATACATATCGAATACTTCGCTCTGTGAAAAATAGATTTGGTTCTACAAATGAAATGGGAATATTTGAAATGAAGGAGGAAGGGTTGCGAGAGGTTGCCAATCCTTCGGAAATCTTTTTAGAAGAACGTTCTAAGGGAGCTGCCGGTTCAACAGTTGTTGCCTCAATGGAAGGTACAAGACCAGTCCTAGTCGAAATACAAGCACTTATTTCACCAACAAGTTTTGGTAATCCTCGTAGGATGGCAACAGGAATCGATCATAATCGTGTTTCGTTAATTATGGCTGTTTTAGAGAAAAGAGCAGGGCTGTTATTACAAAATCAAGATGCGTACTTAAAAGTAGCTGGAGGAGTCAAACTAGATGAGCCTGCGATTGATTTAGCAGTTGCTGTAAGTATAGCTTCAAGTTTTCGAAACCAATCTACAGAAGCTACTGATGTTGTAATTGGAGAAGTCGGATTAACCGGAGAAGTTAGGCGAGTGTCGCGTATTGAGCAACGTGTACAGGAAGCGGCAAAGCTTGGATTTAAACGTATTATTATTCCAGAACGAAATTTAGGAGGATGGACCCCACCAGAAGGTATTGTAATCCTAGGAGTTTCCACAATTAATCAAGCCCTGAAGTACACACTAGGAGGTTAA
- the disA gene encoding DNA integrity scanning diadenylate cyclase DisA, which produces METSEKIKAEILQFIAPGTPIREGMDNILRSKTGGLVVLGINDKVKQIVDGGFYINCAFSPAYVYELAKMDGAIILNEKGTKILYANAQLTPDPTILSTETGMRHRTAERVSKQTGCLVVAISQRRNVITLYKGNYRYALKDIGVIFTKANQAIQTLEKYTTVLEQGITNLGALEFEEQVTLSELLQVIHRIEMVLRIKNEIISYINELGTEGRLIRLQMTELLSHVEDEATLLIKDYCVDKEMDAAQIIKKLQSMANTELLEDSIVLKLLGFSNFVNVEELVYPRGYRILHKIPRLPPLVIENLVCSFKNLKHIIKATVEELDEVDGIGEVRARKIKEGLKRIQDQLQIDRQI; this is translated from the coding sequence ATGGAAACGAGTGAAAAAATAAAAGCAGAAATACTGCAATTTATTGCACCAGGAACACCTATTCGTGAAGGTATGGACAATATTTTACGGTCAAAAACGGGTGGTTTAGTAGTCCTCGGTATTAATGACAAAGTAAAACAAATAGTTGATGGTGGATTTTATATTAATTGTGCATTTAGCCCTGCCTATGTATACGAATTAGCAAAAATGGATGGTGCGATTATTTTAAATGAAAAAGGAACGAAAATTTTGTATGCAAATGCTCAATTAACACCAGACCCAACGATATTATCAACAGAAACAGGAATGAGGCATCGAACAGCAGAACGAGTTTCAAAACAGACAGGGTGCTTAGTTGTTGCTATATCTCAAAGGCGAAACGTTATTACATTGTATAAAGGTAATTACCGGTACGCATTAAAAGATATCGGCGTTATTTTCACTAAGGCAAACCAAGCTATCCAAACGTTAGAAAAATATACAACGGTGCTAGAGCAGGGAATTACTAATTTAGGTGCATTAGAATTCGAAGAGCAAGTAACGTTGTCTGAACTATTACAAGTTATACACCGAATAGAAATGGTCCTTCGCATTAAAAATGAGATTATTAGTTATATAAATGAACTTGGAACAGAAGGTCGACTTATCCGTTTACAAATGACTGAGTTACTGTCTCATGTTGAAGATGAAGCAACTCTATTAATAAAAGATTATTGTGTCGATAAAGAAATGGATGCTGCACAAATTATAAAAAAACTACAAAGTATGGCAAACACAGAACTTTTAGAAGATAGTATCGTCTTAAAGTTATTAGGTTTTTCTAATTTTGTTAATGTTGAAGAGCTAGTGTACCCAAGAGGGTATCGAATTCTTCATAAAATTCCAAGATTACCACCACTTGTTATTGAAAATTTAGTTTGTAGCTTTAAAAATTTGAAACATATTATTAAAGCAACCGTAGAAGAATTAGATGAAGTTGATGGTATTGGAGAGGTGAGGGCCCGTAAAATTAAAGAAGGGCTAAAAAGAATACAAGATCAATTACAAATTGATCGCCAAATTTAG
- a CDS encoding PIN/TRAM domain-containing protein, producing the protein MLRRIVQIFFVVIGGMLGIFFIPELFYLFGWGDTLLTKPYTVAILGAIIFFILTFWLVDYVVGFIKWMEESLVKAPVTDVLFGSLGLIFGLIVAFLAVIPLGKIPFQLVSTVIPIFLTILLGYLGFQVGFKKRDELVGLFSISGKFGKKKVLEEEEVDLSSKKLKILDTSVIIDGRVADICQTGFLEGTIVIPRFVLEELQHIADSSDVLKRNRGRRGLDILNRIQKELSIKVEIYEGNFEDIQEVDSKLVKLAKLTSGVVVTNDFNLNKVCELQNVDVLNINDLANAVKPVVLPGEELTVQVIKDGKEHNQGVAYLDDGTMIVVEEGRDFIGKHIEVLVTSVLQTSAGRMIFAKPKLLEKAL; encoded by the coding sequence ATGTTAAGGCGCATTGTTCAAATTTTCTTCGTCGTTATTGGTGGGATGCTAGGCATCTTCTTTATCCCTGAATTGTTTTATCTATTTGGTTGGGGAGATACATTATTAACGAAGCCTTATACGGTTGCTATTTTAGGAGCAATTATATTTTTTATCCTTACTTTTTGGTTAGTTGATTATGTAGTTGGATTCATTAAATGGATGGAAGAATCACTTGTTAAAGCACCTGTTACAGACGTGTTATTTGGTAGTTTAGGATTAATTTTTGGTTTGATTGTTGCATTTCTTGCGGTTATCCCTTTAGGGAAAATACCATTTCAATTAGTAAGTACAGTAATACCAATTTTCCTAACGATTTTATTAGGTTATTTAGGATTCCAAGTTGGGTTTAAAAAGAGAGATGAATTAGTTGGTCTTTTCTCGATTTCTGGTAAGTTCGGTAAGAAAAAAGTGCTGGAAGAAGAGGAAGTTGACCTTTCCTCCAAAAAGCTTAAAATATTAGATACAAGTGTCATTATTGACGGTCGTGTAGCAGATATATGTCAAACAGGATTTTTAGAAGGAACTATAGTTATTCCGCGCTTCGTTTTAGAAGAATTACAGCACATTGCAGATTCTTCGGATGTGTTAAAACGTAATAGAGGAAGACGTGGTTTAGATATACTAAACCGAATTCAAAAAGAGCTTTCGATTAAAGTTGAGATTTATGAAGGGAATTTTGAGGACATTCAAGAAGTCGATAGTAAACTTGTAAAATTAGCTAAATTGACTTCTGGAGTCGTCGTAACAAATGATTTTAACTTAAATAAAGTTTGTGAGCTTCAAAATGTTGACGTGTTAAACATTAACGATCTAGCTAACGCCGTCAAACCAGTAGTTTTGCCAGGAGAAGAATTAACGGTACAAGTAATTAAGGATGGGAAAGAACATAATCAAGGTGTGGCATATTTAGACGATGGGACGATGATCGTTGTGGAAGAAGGAAGAGACTTTATCGGCAAACATATCGAAGTGTTGGTTACGAGTGTGCTTCAAACCTCTGCCGGGCGTATGATTTTTGCAAAACCTAAATTACTAGAAAAAGCACTGTAA
- the ispD gene encoding 2-C-methyl-D-erythritol 4-phosphate cytidylyltransferase — MQYQVIIPAAGQGKRMNAGKNKQFIELQALPVMIHTLNIFEMDERCDEIILVINPNEKQLVESLLTQHKITKARRLVTGGAERQHSVYNGLQSLKDAEIVLVHDGARPFITHNIIHRLVDVAAEKGASVAAVRVKDTIKRVSDDGVVLETMERSSLWAIQTPQAFRVSVLEKAHEVAKEKGFIGTDEASLVEEIGIPVHIVEGDYQNIKLTTPDDILYAEAILEKQSGGR; from the coding sequence ATGCAATATCAAGTAATTATTCCAGCTGCCGGTCAAGGTAAAAGAATGAACGCTGGTAAAAACAAGCAATTTATTGAGTTGCAAGCATTACCTGTCATGATTCATACATTAAATATATTTGAAATGGATGAGCGTTGTGATGAGATTATTCTTGTGATTAATCCAAATGAGAAACAGTTGGTAGAATCGTTATTAACACAACACAAAATAACGAAAGCAAGAAGGCTTGTCACTGGTGGTGCTGAAAGGCAACATAGTGTATATAACGGATTACAATCACTGAAGGATGCCGAAATTGTACTAGTGCATGATGGGGCAAGACCGTTTATTACTCATAATATCATTCATCGTTTAGTAGATGTCGCAGCGGAAAAAGGAGCATCTGTTGCAGCAGTCCGAGTTAAAGATACAATTAAACGAGTAAGTGATGATGGTGTAGTACTAGAAACAATGGAGCGATCTAGCTTGTGGGCGATCCAGACCCCACAAGCTTTTCGTGTTTCTGTATTAGAAAAAGCGCATGAAGTAGCGAAGGAAAAAGGATTTATTGGGACGGATGAAGCTAGCTTAGTAGAAGAGATAGGTATTCCTGTTCATATTGTTGAAGGAGATTATCAAAATATTAAGCTTACTACTCCTGATGATATACTGTATGCTGAAGCTATATTAGAAAAACAAAGCGGAGGAAGATAG
- the ispF gene encoding 2-C-methyl-D-erythritol 2,4-cyclodiphosphate synthase, which produces MFRIGQGFDVHQFSEGRPLIIGGITIPYERGLLGHSDADVLLHTVADACLGAIGEGDIGKHFPDTDPNFKDADSAELLQQVWKMVEERGYTLGNIDCTIIAQKPKMAPHIESIRARIAQLLNSTVDRVNVKATTTEKLGFTGREEGIASQAAVLIVKK; this is translated from the coding sequence ATGTTTCGAATTGGACAAGGATTTGACGTTCATCAATTTTCAGAAGGGCGCCCTCTCATTATCGGTGGAATTACAATTCCGTACGAAAGAGGACTATTAGGTCATTCAGATGCAGATGTTCTTTTACATACGGTAGCCGATGCTTGCTTAGGAGCAATTGGTGAAGGTGATATTGGAAAGCATTTTCCTGACACAGATCCTAATTTTAAAGATGCAGACTCTGCTGAGTTATTGCAACAAGTATGGAAAATGGTTGAGGAAAGAGGATATACATTAGGCAACATTGATTGTACAATTATTGCACAAAAGCCGAAAATGGCACCTCATATTGAAAGCATTCGTGCACGAATCGCACAACTATTAAACAGTACAGTTGATCGGGTGAATGTTAAAGCAACAACAACAGAAAAATTAGGTTTTACTGGAAGAGAGGAAGGAATTGCTTCTCAAGCGGCAGTACTAATCGTAAAAAAATAG
- the gltX gene encoding glutamate--tRNA ligase → MTVRVRYAPSPTGHLHIGNARTALFNYLFARNQNGKFIIRIEDTDKKRNIEGGEESQLKFLKWLGIDWDESVDMGGEYGPYRQSERNEIYKKLYDELVEKGLAYKCYCTEEELEAEREAQIARGEMPRYSGQHRNLTKEQQDAFVNEGRQPSIRFRVPEGKVYKFNDMVKGEVAFESDGIGDFVIVKKDGTPTYNFAVAVDDHLMQISHILRGDDHISNTPKQMMIYEAFGWDIPQFGHMTLIVNEERKKLSKRDESIIQFIEQYEELGYLPEALFNFIGLLGWSPVGEEEIFSKEEFINIFDPARLSKSPAVFDTQKLTWMNNQYLKKLDLDTVVELSLPHLIKAGRFQENMSDTEKQWAKDLISLYQEQMSFGAEIVELTEMFFKTHIEYNEEASVVLAEDQVPEVLSAFAEELKDVEDFSAANVKQSIKHVQKATGHKGKKLFMPIRVATTGQTHGPELPQAISLLGKETVLARLEKLIS, encoded by the coding sequence ATGACAGTACGTGTACGTTATGCGCCAAGTCCAACAGGACATCTACACATTGGAAACGCACGAACAGCACTTTTTAATTATTTATTTGCTCGTAATCAAAATGGCAAATTTATTATCCGTATTGAAGATACTGATAAAAAGCGTAATATTGAAGGTGGAGAAGAAAGCCAACTAAAATTTTTAAAATGGCTAGGAATCGACTGGGATGAAAGTGTTGATATGGGAGGAGAGTACGGTCCATATCGCCAATCAGAGCGCAATGAAATTTATAAAAAACTGTATGATGAGCTAGTGGAAAAAGGACTTGCATATAAATGCTATTGCACGGAAGAAGAGTTAGAAGCAGAACGCGAAGCACAAATCGCCCGTGGAGAAATGCCACGATACTCAGGTCAACATCGTAATTTGACGAAAGAGCAACAAGATGCATTCGTTAACGAGGGACGTCAACCAAGTATTCGTTTCCGAGTTCCAGAAGGGAAAGTTTATAAGTTTAATGATATGGTAAAGGGAGAAGTTGCCTTTGAATCGGATGGAATTGGTGACTTCGTAATTGTGAAAAAGGATGGAACACCTACTTACAATTTTGCAGTTGCAGTAGATGACCATTTAATGCAAATTTCTCACATATTACGTGGAGATGATCATATATCTAACACTCCTAAACAAATGATGATATACGAAGCATTTGGTTGGGATATTCCACAGTTTGGTCATATGACTTTAATCGTAAACGAAGAGCGTAAAAAATTAAGTAAACGAGACGAAAGTATTATTCAATTTATCGAGCAATATGAGGAACTAGGATATTTACCGGAAGCTCTCTTTAATTTTATAGGACTATTAGGTTGGTCACCGGTCGGCGAAGAGGAAATTTTCTCGAAAGAGGAGTTTATTAATATTTTCGATCCTGCCCGCTTATCTAAATCTCCGGCTGTATTTGATACACAAAAATTAACATGGATGAATAATCAATACTTGAAAAAGTTAGATTTAGACACAGTGGTAGAACTTTCTTTACCGCATTTAATTAAAGCTGGTCGTTTCCAAGAGAATATGTCTGATACAGAGAAACAATGGGCAAAAGATCTTATTTCTCTTTACCAAGAGCAAATGAGTTTCGGAGCTGAAATTGTAGAGCTAACAGAAATGTTCTTTAAGACGCATATTGAATATAATGAAGAAGCTTCGGTAGTGCTAGCTGAAGACCAGGTTCCAGAAGTGTTAAGTGCTTTTGCAGAGGAACTAAAAGATGTAGAAGATTTTTCTGCAGCTAATGTTAAGCAATCGATTAAACACGTACAAAAAGCAACTGGTCATAAAGGGAAAAAGCTATTTATGCCAATTCGAGTAGCAACAACTGGCCAAACACATGGACCTGAACTACCACAAGCTATATCGCTACTAGGAAAAGAAACGGTATTAGCACGATTAGAAAAACTAATTAGTTAA